From Alcaligenes faecalis, the proteins below share one genomic window:
- the msrP gene encoding protein-methionine-sulfoxide reductase catalytic subunit MsrP: protein MFKSRSQPIRPSEITDESVWRARRRLLLQAPGALALAASLPGPAQAVPVGQALPFTPSQRWKLDDTPTSESDITSYNNFYEFGTGKEDPARHSGQFKTEPWTLQIDGLVHKPLTLDMDQILKLAPLEERIYRLRCVEAWSMVVPWVGYSLSALLKQAEPQGSARFVRFETAADPETMPGLRSRILNWPYVEALRLDEAMHPLTLLATGLYGKRLPVQNGAPVRLIVPWKYGFKSAKSLVRITLTDTMPESSWMKVAPHEYGFYANVNPEVPHPRWSQATERVIGSGFFATKKPTLPFNGYAEDVAGLYADMDLRRNY, encoded by the coding sequence ATGTTCAAATCACGCTCGCAGCCCATACGTCCCTCTGAAATTACCGATGAGTCGGTCTGGCGGGCTCGCCGTCGTCTGCTGTTACAGGCTCCGGGGGCTTTGGCTTTGGCGGCCAGCTTGCCTGGCCCGGCGCAAGCGGTCCCGGTGGGGCAGGCCTTGCCATTCACGCCTTCCCAGCGCTGGAAGCTGGACGATACGCCCACCAGCGAGTCCGACATCACTTCCTACAATAATTTCTACGAATTTGGCACGGGCAAGGAAGATCCTGCCCGTCATTCGGGGCAATTCAAGACTGAACCCTGGACCTTGCAGATCGACGGTCTGGTGCACAAGCCCTTGACCCTGGATATGGACCAGATATTGAAGCTGGCCCCCTTGGAAGAGCGGATTTACCGTCTGCGTTGTGTGGAAGCCTGGTCCATGGTGGTGCCTTGGGTGGGGTATTCCTTGTCTGCCTTGTTGAAACAGGCCGAGCCTCAGGGCTCGGCGCGCTTTGTCCGATTTGAAACGGCGGCAGACCCGGAAACCATGCCGGGCCTGCGCTCTCGTATTCTGAACTGGCCTTATGTCGAGGCGCTGCGACTGGATGAGGCCATGCACCCTTTGACCTTGCTGGCTACCGGCCTGTACGGGAAAAGGCTGCCTGTTCAGAATGGCGCGCCCGTGCGGCTGATCGTGCCGTGGAAGTATGGTTTCAAGTCGGCCAAGTCCTTGGTGCGCATTACCTTGACGGATACCATGCCCGAGTCCAGCTGGATGAAGGTAGCCCCCCATGAATATGGTTTTTACGCCAATGTGAACCCTGAAGTGCCTCATCCCCGATGGAGTCAGGCGACTGAACGTGTCATCGGGTCGGGGTTTTTCGCCACCAAAAAGCCGACCTTGCCTTTTAACGGCTATGCGGAAGATGTGGCTGGCTTGTATGCCGATATGGATTTAAGGCGTAATTACTAA
- a CDS encoding HAD family hydrolase yields the protein MTRYAAVLFDWDGTVMDSTYSIASSIQLASADLELPVPSIQQASWVIGLSLESALYRAVPDLTAEQMPLFLERYRYHFMQRDPHIKLFDGILPFMGELRGRQIALGVATGKSRQGLDRVLQQVNLSTFFDATRCADETRSKPDPEMLHQLLAELMLEPEQVLMVGDTVHDIHMAANAGMDSVAVTYGAHDPQTLAKAEPTVMVDNVAQMRDWVLARI from the coding sequence ATGACGCGTTATGCCGCCGTTCTGTTTGATTGGGACGGCACAGTGATGGATTCGACGTACTCAATTGCCAGTTCTATTCAGTTGGCCAGTGCGGATCTGGAATTGCCTGTGCCTTCGATTCAGCAAGCCAGCTGGGTGATCGGTTTGTCGCTGGAAAGCGCCTTATATCGCGCGGTGCCGGATCTGACCGCCGAGCAGATGCCGCTGTTTCTGGAGCGTTATCGTTATCACTTTATGCAGCGTGACCCGCATATCAAGCTGTTTGATGGAATTTTGCCTTTCATGGGTGAACTTCGTGGCCGCCAGATTGCCTTAGGAGTGGCAACGGGAAAAAGTCGTCAAGGTTTGGATAGGGTGCTGCAGCAAGTCAATCTCAGCACTTTTTTTGATGCCACCCGTTGCGCGGATGAAACCCGCAGCAAGCCGGACCCGGAAATGCTGCATCAATTGCTGGCTGAGTTGATGCTGGAGCCCGAGCAGGTCTTGATGGTGGGCGATACCGTGCACGATATTCATATGGCGGCCAACGCGGGCATGGATAGTGTCGCTGTCACGTACGGCGCGCATGATCCTCAAACCCTGGCCAAGGCAGAGCCCACGGTCATGGTTGATAATGTGGCGCAAATGCGCGATTGGGTATTGGCACGTATTTAA
- a CDS encoding RluA family pseudouridine synthase gives MPLFVMCKPHESQRSAPQVRILRIDETRAGQRIDNFLLRECKGVPKSHIYKAIRGGQVRVNKGRISSDYRLQDGDMVRIPPLRLPEPEQARPVPAAVFPVVFEDEHMMVIDKPAGVAVHGGSGVSFGVIEQLRAARPQESFLELAHRLDRDTSGLLIIAKRRAALVGLHDMFREIRARKFYWALVQGDWVNDRQHIRFPLLRWLTESGERRVKVDPAGKPAHTIITMQRRFGRFTLVQAELKTGRTHQIRVHLAHSGFPIVGDDKYGDDAIRDQFARQGFKRMFLHSGRLEFNHPVTGQPLVLEAALPAACQILLERLEK, from the coding sequence ATGCCCCTTTTTGTTATGTGCAAACCTCATGAATCACAAAGATCAGCCCCTCAAGTGCGAATACTGCGCATTGATGAAACGCGGGCGGGTCAGCGTATAGATAATTTTTTGTTACGCGAATGTAAAGGGGTGCCAAAAAGCCACATTTACAAAGCGATCCGCGGCGGTCAGGTGCGCGTGAACAAAGGCCGTATCAGCAGCGACTATCGTTTGCAAGATGGCGATATGGTGCGAATTCCTCCTCTGCGTCTGCCTGAGCCCGAGCAAGCCCGTCCCGTCCCCGCTGCCGTTTTCCCGGTAGTGTTCGAGGACGAACACATGATGGTGATCGACAAGCCCGCAGGTGTTGCTGTGCACGGCGGCAGTGGCGTGTCCTTTGGTGTCATCGAACAGTTGCGCGCCGCGCGGCCTCAGGAATCCTTTCTGGAACTGGCCCACCGTCTGGATCGTGATACCTCCGGTTTGCTGATTATTGCCAAACGTCGTGCGGCTTTGGTCGGCTTGCACGATATGTTCCGTGAAATCCGTGCCCGCAAGTTTTACTGGGCGCTGGTGCAGGGCGATTGGGTAAACGACCGTCAGCACATCCGTTTTCCCTTGCTGCGCTGGCTGACCGAAAGCGGCGAGCGACGTGTCAAGGTTGACCCGGCTGGCAAGCCTGCGCATACCATCATCACCATGCAGCGTCGCTTTGGTCGCTTTACCTTGGTGCAGGCAGAGCTGAAAACCGGCCGCACCCACCAGATTCGGGTTCATTTGGCCCATTCGGGCTTTCCGATTGTGGGCGACGACAAGTATGGCGATGATGCCATTCGTGATCAGTTCGCCCGCCAGGGCTTCAAGCGCATGTTCCTGCATTCGGGGCGCCTGGAGTTCAATCACCCTGTCACCGGACAGCCTCTGGTTCTGGAGGCCGCCTTGCCGGCTGCCTGTCAGATCCTTCTTGAGCGTTTGGAGAAGTAG
- a CDS encoding Rne/Rng family ribonuclease codes for MKRMLFNATHQEELRVAIVDGQKLIDLDIETAGREQRKGNIYKGVITRIEPGLEACFVSYGEERHGFLPFKEVARSYFKEGVDVRSARIQDALVEGQELIIQVEKEERGNKGAALTTFISLAGRYLVLMPNNPRGGGVSRRVEGEDRQELREAMDQLDIPQGMSIIARTAGIGRSVEELQWDLNYLMQLWTAIDGAARDNAAPILIYLESSLVIRAIRDYFSPDIGEILIDTDEIHEQAAAFMSVVMPDNLHRVKMYRDDIPLFSRFQIEHQIETAYSRTVQLPSGGAVVIDHTEALVAIDVNSARSTRGADIEETALRTNQEAADEVARQLRLRDLGGLIVIDFIDMEDSKNQRAVEQRLRDALHLDRARVQMGKISRFGLMELSRQRLRPALNEGSHITCPRCTGTGVIRDAESSALHVLRLLQEEAMKEGTAALHAQVPVDVATFLLNEKRADITKIESRLNIALILIPNKNLETPHHIIERLRHDDPRLDELRSSYELVQQPEQQDSLVPHRSHEIKPRPEALVKSTTPAQPAPMSKPAAAAAASAAASDNKPGLLKRLLNWLSGAPAEPVAETTKTEGSKSSSGRRQGRPGQSNGGRGQGGRGRRQSNRPEAAQEEKASPESTGGNTRGRRRNASAGNESALETAQSPSANATPATADEGSSNSRNPRNRRGRGRQRREEGSAENVELNKDVNSTEAQPEQAAAAVAGVAAAAAVAATKQEAQNRAEQLAEADSTDTSDNSDAETDENSENGALDPERKRRRRRSRRGRRNTDANAVAENEENNEEGNTNAYVAHETPSFNPAALDAQEQAAAQTAAAEPEQPKAAVEAPAAQEATPVAVEVAQEAPAATEAAQQAEEVATTQAVAVETAPAQEEVAAPAVQAEAAPEAPAAEETVAPVQTEAAAEPAKAEVVEAQAEAPAVETAPVKTAAVETAAAQEETAPAAEVAPEAPAAEEAVAPAQAEAAAEPVKAEAVEAQAEAVETVATPAEAQPAAEAPAIEATPVETAAVETRVETQAAAAQAPATEQAQKPAAAPLEAVLNAAGIELVETARSATQDDYQPAPVRLGRPRKQRAAETENSEPLQQVETQ; via the coding sequence ATGAAACGCATGTTGTTCAATGCGACGCATCAAGAAGAACTACGCGTCGCCATTGTCGACGGTCAAAAACTGATTGACCTCGACATCGAAACAGCCGGGCGCGAACAGCGCAAAGGCAATATCTACAAAGGGGTCATCACCCGCATCGAACCCGGCCTGGAAGCCTGCTTCGTCAGCTACGGTGAAGAGCGTCACGGCTTTCTGCCTTTCAAGGAAGTGGCTCGCAGCTACTTCAAGGAAGGGGTTGATGTACGCAGCGCCCGCATTCAGGATGCCCTGGTTGAAGGCCAGGAACTGATTATCCAGGTTGAAAAAGAAGAGCGTGGCAACAAGGGCGCCGCCCTGACCACCTTCATTTCCCTGGCAGGCCGCTATCTGGTCCTGATGCCCAACAACCCCCGTGGGGGTGGCGTATCGCGCCGCGTTGAAGGCGAAGACCGCCAGGAACTGCGCGAAGCCATGGACCAGCTGGACATTCCGCAGGGCATGAGCATCATCGCCCGCACCGCAGGCATCGGCCGCAGCGTCGAAGAACTGCAGTGGGACCTGAACTACCTGATGCAGCTGTGGACCGCCATTGATGGCGCGGCCCGCGACAATGCTGCCCCTATCCTGATTTATCTGGAATCCAGCCTGGTTATCCGGGCCATCCGCGATTACTTCTCGCCCGATATTGGCGAGATCCTGATCGACACGGACGAAATTCACGAGCAGGCCGCCGCTTTCATGAGCGTGGTCATGCCCGACAATCTGCATCGCGTGAAGATGTACCGCGATGACATCCCCCTGTTCTCGCGCTTTCAGATCGAACACCAGATCGAAACCGCCTACTCGCGTACCGTGCAATTGCCTTCGGGCGGTGCTGTCGTTATCGACCACACCGAAGCTCTGGTTGCTATCGACGTGAACTCGGCCCGCTCCACGCGTGGTGCCGACATTGAAGAAACCGCCCTGCGCACCAACCAGGAAGCCGCCGACGAAGTGGCCCGCCAGTTGCGTCTGCGTGACTTGGGTGGCCTGATTGTTATCGACTTCATCGATATGGAAGACAGCAAGAACCAGCGTGCTGTCGAACAACGCCTGCGTGATGCCCTGCACCTGGACCGCGCCCGCGTCCAGATGGGCAAGATCTCGCGCTTTGGTCTGATGGAACTGTCCCGTCAACGCCTGCGCCCTGCCCTGAACGAAGGCTCCCACATCACTTGCCCACGATGCACCGGCACTGGCGTGATTCGCGATGCCGAATCCAGCGCCCTGCACGTACTGCGTCTGCTGCAAGAAGAAGCCATGAAAGAAGGCACTGCCGCCCTGCACGCTCAAGTGCCGGTGGATGTGGCTACCTTCCTGCTGAACGAAAAACGCGCCGACATCACCAAGATCGAATCGCGCCTGAACATTGCCCTGATCCTGATTCCCAACAAGAATCTGGAAACTCCGCACCACATCATCGAGCGCCTGCGCCACGACGATCCTCGTCTGGACGAACTGCGCAGCAGCTACGAGCTGGTTCAGCAACCTGAACAGCAAGACAGCCTGGTGCCGCACCGCAGCCACGAAATCAAGCCTCGTCCAGAAGCCCTGGTCAAGAGCACCACACCGGCCCAGCCTGCCCCCATGAGCAAGCCTGCCGCTGCGGCCGCCGCCAGCGCCGCTGCCAGCGACAACAAGCCCGGCCTGCTCAAGCGTTTGCTGAACTGGTTGTCCGGCGCACCGGCCGAGCCCGTTGCCGAAACCACCAAAACCGAAGGCAGCAAATCCTCCTCCGGTCGCCGCCAGGGCCGCCCAGGCCAATCCAACGGTGGCCGTGGTCAAGGTGGACGGGGCCGTCGCCAGTCCAACCGCCCGGAAGCCGCCCAGGAAGAGAAAGCCAGCCCGGAAAGCACCGGCGGTAATACGCGCGGTCGCCGCCGCAACGCCTCGGCCGGTAACGAATCCGCTCTGGAAACCGCACAAAGCCCCAGCGCCAATGCAACGCCCGCCACGGCCGACGAAGGCAGCAGCAACAGCCGCAATCCACGCAACCGTCGTGGCCGTGGCCGTCAACGCCGTGAAGAAGGCAGCGCAGAAAATGTCGAGCTGAACAAAGACGTCAATAGCACAGAAGCTCAGCCAGAACAGGCTGCTGCCGCTGTTGCCGGCGTCGCCGCAGCCGCTGCCGTAGCCGCCACCAAGCAAGAAGCGCAAAATCGCGCCGAACAGCTGGCTGAGGCCGACAGCACTGATACCAGCGACAACTCGGATGCCGAAACCGACGAAAACAGCGAGAACGGCGCTCTGGATCCAGAACGCAAACGTCGCCGTCGTCGTAGCCGTCGTGGTCGTCGCAACACGGACGCCAACGCCGTAGCCGAGAACGAAGAGAACAACGAAGAAGGCAATACCAACGCCTACGTTGCTCACGAAACGCCTAGCTTCAACCCCGCGGCCTTGGATGCCCAGGAACAAGCCGCTGCCCAAACCGCAGCAGCCGAGCCTGAACAGCCCAAAGCAGCCGTAGAGGCACCAGCAGCCCAAGAGGCCACTCCTGTCGCCGTAGAGGTCGCTCAGGAAGCTCCAGCCGCTACCGAAGCTGCCCAACAAGCTGAAGAAGTCGCCACGACCCAAGCAGTTGCCGTTGAAACCGCTCCAGCCCAGGAAGAAGTAGCCGCTCCAGCCGTTCAGGCCGAAGCTGCTCCAGAAGCTCCTGCCGCAGAAGAAACCGTTGCTCCTGTACAAACAGAAGCCGCTGCCGAACCTGCAAAAGCAGAAGTCGTTGAAGCTCAAGCTGAAGCCCCAGCCGTTGAAACTGCTCCAGTGAAAACTGCAGCTGTCGAAACCGCGGCTGCCCAGGAAGAAACAGCTCCAGCCGCCGAAGTTGCTCCAGAAGCTCCTGCAGCCGAAGAAGCCGTTGCTCCTGCACAAGCAGAAGCCGCTGCCGAACCAGTCAAAGCCGAAGCCGTAGAAGCGCAAGCCGAAGCCGTAGAAACCGTTGCTACTCCTGCAGAAGCTCAGCCCGCAGCTGAAGCCCCAGCCATTGAAGCCACTCCAGTGGAAACCGCAGCCGTAGAGACTCGCGTAGAGACTCAAGCCGCTGCTGCACAAGCTCCTGCTACTGAACAAGCACAGAAGCCTGCTGCTGCTCCTCTGGAAGCCGTGCTGAACGCCGCAGGCATCGAACTGGTAGAAACCGCTCGCTCGGCAACACAGGACGACTACCAGCCTGCACCAGTGCGCCTGGGTCGCCCACGCAAGCAACGTGCTGCAGAAACCGAGAACAGCGAACCGCTGCAACAGGTCGAAACGCAGTAA
- the accD gene encoding acetyl-CoA carboxylase, carboxyltransferase subunit beta, which produces MSWIEKILPPRINRNPESSRRVPEGLWVKCPSCESVLYKEDLQATLNVCPKCSHHMRIGARARIKSLLDPEGQTEIGSNTRPMDPLKFRDSRKYTERVSEATKQTGETEAMVVMSGTILSVPAVVACFEFEYMGGSMGSVVGERFTRGVQAAIANRSPFICVAASGGARMQESLFSLMQMAKTTAILAELSEAGLPFISILTDPTMGGVSASFAFMGDVVIAEPNALIGFAGPRVIEQTVREKLPEGFQRAEFLLEKGAIDMVVDRRELQRELAELLALLTRQPAEAVSRHP; this is translated from the coding sequence ATGAGCTGGATCGAGAAAATACTCCCGCCGCGAATCAACCGTAACCCCGAAAGCAGCCGTCGCGTTCCCGAAGGGCTGTGGGTGAAATGTCCGTCGTGTGAGTCTGTGCTCTACAAGGAAGATCTCCAGGCAACCTTGAATGTCTGCCCCAAGTGCAGCCATCACATGCGTATTGGTGCTCGTGCCCGGATCAAATCCTTGCTGGACCCCGAAGGCCAGACCGAGATTGGTTCCAACACCCGTCCTATGGACCCCTTGAAGTTCCGCGATTCGCGCAAGTACACCGAACGTGTTTCCGAGGCGACCAAGCAAACGGGTGAAACTGAAGCCATGGTGGTCATGAGTGGCACGATTTTGTCTGTGCCTGCTGTGGTTGCCTGCTTTGAATTCGAATACATGGGTGGTTCCATGGGTTCGGTGGTGGGCGAGCGTTTCACACGTGGCGTGCAGGCGGCTATTGCCAACCGCAGTCCTTTTATTTGTGTGGCGGCTTCGGGTGGTGCGCGTATGCAGGAGAGCTTGTTCTCTCTGATGCAGATGGCCAAGACCACGGCTATTTTGGCGGAGTTGTCCGAGGCGGGTTTGCCGTTTATCAGTATTCTGACTGATCCAACCATGGGCGGTGTGTCGGCCAGTTTCGCTTTTATGGGCGATGTGGTGATTGCCGAGCCTAATGCCTTGATCGGTTTTGCCGGTCCTCGTGTGATTGAGCAGACTGTGCGCGAGAAGCTGCCTGAAGGTTTCCAGCGTGCTGAGTTCTTGCTGGAGAAGGGGGCGATCGATATGGTGGTGGATCGTCGCGAGTTGCAGCGTGAACTGGCGGAGTTGCTGGCTTTGTTGACTCGTCAACCGGCTGAGGCTGTGTCGCGTCATCCTTGA
- the trpA gene encoding tryptophan synthase subunit alpha, with protein MSSNVRLKKTFEGLNGRCALVPYITAGDPSVPATVALMHALRQAGADVIELGVPFSDPTADGPVIQQAAERAISRGVGLRKVLEIVQQFRLIDEETPVVLMGYANPIERIGQAEFAVMAGKAGVDGVLTVDYPPEESEDFTRLLTEQGVDTIFLLSPTSTDERIAKVAALAQGYVYYVSLKGVTGSAQIDVVDVEHHLQRIRQHVKIPVGVGFGIRDAQSAKAISRSADAVVIGSKLIQTMEQAVQENAGKEQKDIDAAAVAAASQWLAQIRQALDN; from the coding sequence ATGTCGAGTAATGTGCGTCTGAAAAAGACGTTTGAAGGTTTGAACGGGCGCTGCGCCCTGGTGCCTTATATTACGGCCGGAGACCCTTCGGTGCCCGCTACCGTGGCCTTGATGCATGCCTTGCGTCAGGCCGGGGCAGATGTCATTGAATTGGGTGTGCCGTTTTCTGATCCTACGGCCGATGGTCCTGTGATTCAGCAAGCGGCTGAACGTGCCATCAGCCGTGGTGTCGGCTTGCGTAAAGTGCTGGAGATTGTGCAGCAGTTTCGCCTGATCGACGAGGAAACGCCGGTTGTCCTGATGGGTTACGCCAATCCTATTGAACGTATCGGTCAGGCCGAATTTGCCGTGATGGCTGGCAAGGCGGGTGTGGACGGCGTGCTGACGGTAGATTACCCACCTGAGGAGTCCGAGGATTTCACTCGTTTGCTGACCGAGCAGGGCGTGGATACTATTTTCCTGCTCTCGCCCACGTCCACGGACGAGCGCATTGCCAAGGTCGCCGCTCTGGCCCAAGGCTATGTGTATTATGTGTCCCTGAAAGGTGTGACTGGTTCGGCCCAGATTGATGTGGTGGATGTGGAACACCACTTGCAGCGTATTCGTCAGCACGTCAAAATTCCGGTCGGTGTGGGTTTCGGGATTCGTGATGCGCAAAGCGCCAAAGCCATTTCCCGTAGTGCGGATGCAGTTGTCATCGGCTCCAAGCTGATCCAGACCATGGAACAGGCTGTGCAGGAGAACGCTGGCAAAGAGCAAAAGGATATCGATGCAGCTGCGGTTGCAGCAGCCAGCCAATGGCTCGCGCAGATACGTCAGGCGCTGGATAATTAG
- the trpB gene encoding tryptophan synthase subunit beta codes for MKTYTLPDPDGHFGQFGGSFVAETLVHALDELKAAYEQYRNDPEFLREFHYELKHFVGRPSPVYHARRWSEQLGGAQIWFKREDLNHTGAHKINNCIGQILLARRMGKPRIIAETGAGQHGVATATVAARYGLECVVYMGSEDVRRQASNVYRMKLLGATVVPVESGSRTLKDALNEAMRDWVTNISNTFYIIGTVAGPHPYPMMVRDFQCVIGDECVEQMPQDAGRQPDYVLASVGGGSNAMGIFYPYIEHKDVELIGVEAAGRGLDTLEHSASLNKGMVGVLHGNRTYVLQDDDGNVMPTHSVSAGLDYPGVGPEHAWLKDCGRAQYATCTDEDALKAFHDCCRIEGIMPALESSHALAHAARIAPTLPKDKIILVSLSGRGDKDMHTVAEYGGLTL; via the coding sequence TTGAAAACCTATACCTTGCCCGACCCGGATGGACATTTTGGTCAGTTTGGTGGTTCGTTTGTCGCTGAAACGCTGGTCCACGCCCTGGACGAGTTGAAAGCAGCCTACGAACAGTATCGGAACGATCCTGAATTTCTGCGTGAGTTTCACTACGAACTCAAGCATTTTGTCGGTCGTCCCAGCCCCGTGTACCATGCCCGTCGATGGTCGGAGCAACTAGGTGGAGCTCAGATCTGGTTCAAGCGCGAAGATCTCAATCACACTGGCGCACACAAGATCAACAACTGTATCGGTCAGATTCTGCTGGCTCGCCGCATGGGCAAGCCACGCATCATAGCTGAAACCGGCGCAGGCCAGCACGGCGTGGCAACGGCAACCGTTGCCGCCCGCTACGGTCTGGAATGTGTGGTCTACATGGGTAGCGAAGACGTGCGCCGTCAGGCTTCCAATGTGTACCGCATGAAGTTGCTGGGTGCGACGGTCGTTCCTGTGGAGTCTGGTTCGCGTACCCTGAAAGACGCGCTGAACGAAGCCATGCGTGACTGGGTCACCAATATCAGCAATACCTTCTACATTATTGGTACGGTGGCTGGCCCTCATCCTTACCCGATGATGGTGCGCGATTTCCAATGCGTGATCGGTGATGAGTGCGTGGAGCAAATGCCTCAGGACGCTGGTCGTCAGCCTGATTACGTCTTGGCGTCGGTGGGCGGTGGCTCCAATGCCATGGGTATTTTTTACCCATACATCGAGCATAAGGATGTAGAGCTGATTGGTGTGGAAGCGGCTGGACGCGGTCTGGACACGCTGGAGCACTCGGCCTCCTTGAACAAGGGCATGGTGGGTGTGCTGCACGGTAACCGTACCTATGTGCTGCAGGACGATGACGGCAACGTCATGCCTACGCATTCGGTGTCGGCTGGTCTGGATTACCCGGGCGTTGGACCCGAGCACGCCTGGCTGAAGGATTGTGGCCGCGCTCAATATGCTACCTGCACCGATGAAGACGCCCTGAAAGCGTTTCACGATTGCTGCCGTATTGAAGGCATCATGCCTGCGCTGGAGTCCTCGCACGCGCTGGCGCATGCGGCTCGCATTGCCCCGACCTTGCCCAAGGATAAAATTATCTTGGTCAGCTTGTCCGGTCGTGGCGATAAGGACATGCATACGGTCGCCGAGTACGGCGGCTTGACTCTGTAA